A portion of the Dehalococcoidia bacterium genome contains these proteins:
- a CDS encoding trypsin-like peptidase domain-containing protein, with the protein MPQRIRSFYARLSNVFLLGAGILIALAAMLLYDTTRPPPQLLTQRDINAAVQRALASATPTPSYQSQVYDIIHPSVVRVTGLVSKAGGKTERGLGTGVVIDERGIILTNLHIVKDAVEVQVVFADGTESLASVIGTQPDNDLAVLRVNEIPDDLVAATLGNSAALNVGDEIVAVGNPFGINHSLSAGVVSGLGRTFRSPKTGDTLSNLIQFDAAVNPGNSGGPLVNRNGDVVGIVTALVNPTEQDVFIGIGFAVRIETAAAAAGSPWY; encoded by the coding sequence GTGCCACAGCGCATCAGGTCGTTCTACGCTCGACTCTCCAACGTTTTTCTGCTCGGCGCAGGCATCCTCATCGCGCTTGCGGCGATGCTCCTGTATGACACGACCCGACCACCGCCGCAGCTTCTGACGCAGCGCGACATCAACGCCGCCGTCCAGCGTGCGCTGGCATCGGCGACGCCCACGCCCTCGTACCAATCTCAGGTCTACGACATTATCCACCCGTCAGTTGTACGCGTGACCGGGCTGGTTTCAAAAGCCGGGGGGAAGACCGAAAGAGGGCTTGGCACCGGCGTCGTCATTGACGAGAGGGGAATTATCCTGACCAATCTGCACATTGTGAAGGACGCCGTGGAAGTTCAGGTCGTCTTTGCGGATGGCACCGAATCCCTGGCATCGGTCATCGGGACACAGCCGGATAACGATCTCGCCGTGCTGCGCGTGAATGAGATCCCTGACGACCTTGTGGCGGCAACACTGGGGAACTCCGCTGCGCTGAATGTCGGCGATGAGATCGTGGCGGTGGGAAACCCGTTCGGAATCAATCACTCGCTTTCAGCGGGAGTTGTTTCCGGCCTGGGTCGGACGTTCAGATCACCGAAGACCGGCGACACGTTGAGCAACCTGATTCAGTTTGACGCGGCGGTCAACCCCGGGAACTCCGGAGGGCCGCTGGTCAATCGAAACGGCGACGTCGTCGGTATCGTGACAGCCCTGGTGAACCCAACCGAACAGGACGTTTTCATTGGCATTGGTTTTGCGGTGCGAATTGAGACCGCTGCCGCCGCGGCAGGGTCCCCGTGGTATTGA
- a CDS encoding AAA family ATPase gives MTEETRPKHEEAPLMEQVLYEVKKVIVGQDHLLERVLVAILSQGHLLVEGVPGLAKTLTIKTLAEAVHCTFKRIQFTPDLVPADLVGTRIYNQRTGEFSTSLGPVFTNLLLADEINRAPAKVQSALLEVMQERQVTIGGETYKVPEPFLVMATQNPIETEGTYPLPEAQVDRFMMKVLVDYPSEPDEFVIVERMTGTLALVKAVVTAQQLIGLRREAQNVYVDPSLIRYAVRLTAATRDSKTFGDRDIARYIMYGGSPRASINLIVGARSLAFVRRRSYVVPEDVTDLALDVMRHRLVLSYEALSDGVTSDMIVRRILELVPVPAQPLQTHVEINAKP, from the coding sequence ATGACTGAAGAGACGCGTCCGAAACACGAAGAAGCTCCATTGATGGAGCAAGTCCTGTACGAAGTCAAGAAGGTGATAGTCGGGCAGGACCATCTGCTTGAGCGCGTGCTCGTCGCGATTCTGTCGCAAGGTCATTTGCTCGTTGAAGGCGTGCCGGGCCTCGCGAAAACATTGACCATAAAAACGCTGGCGGAAGCGGTCCACTGCACTTTCAAGCGTATCCAGTTCACACCTGACCTCGTTCCCGCCGACCTTGTTGGCACGCGCATCTACAACCAGAGGACCGGCGAATTCAGCACGTCGCTTGGCCCCGTCTTCACCAATCTCTTGCTCGCCGATGAAATCAATCGCGCGCCCGCCAAAGTGCAAAGCGCGCTTCTAGAAGTGATGCAGGAACGCCAGGTCACCATCGGGGGCGAGACGTACAAAGTGCCCGAACCGTTTCTCGTGATGGCGACACAGAACCCAATCGAGACCGAGGGGACGTACCCCCTGCCTGAGGCGCAGGTGGACCGCTTCATGATGAAGGTGCTTGTGGACTATCCAAGCGAACCCGATGAGTTCGTCATTGTCGAGCGTATGACGGGCACACTCGCGTTGGTGAAAGCGGTCGTGACCGCGCAGCAACTGATTGGCCTCCGACGCGAGGCCCAAAACGTGTATGTTGATCCATCGCTGATCCGGTACGCGGTGCGCCTGACCGCCGCGACCCGCGATTCGAAGACGTTCGGTGACCGTGATATCGCGCGGTACATCATGTACGGCGGCAGCCCGCGCGCATCCATCAACCTGATTGTGGGCGCGCGATCCCTCGCGTTTGTGCGCAGACGCAGCTACGTGGTTCCGGAAGATGTCACCGACCTTGCGCTCGACGTCATGCGGCATCGTCTCGTCCTGTCGTACGAGGCTCTGTCCGACGGCGTCACCAGCGATATGATCGTGCGGCGGATACTGGAACTTGTTCCAGTTCCCGCGCAGCCCTTGCAGACCCATGTTGAAATCAATGCAAAACCCTGA